Proteins encoded within one genomic window of Tolypothrix bouteillei VB521301:
- a CDS encoding AAA-like domain-containing protein, with translation MIESVKEQTINFEIALKLADAAVVAKTKRHLRNIEVAVLRGALLGQKYDQIAVDCGYAPEYIKHDVGPKLWQILSSSLGEKVNKNNLMAVLAQRTSRKEEEDQQTREESILSSLSFSTFRSPSLPSPEFDSPVGLIPLNSHLYVERPAVESRCYEEITKPGALIRIKAPSQMGKTSLMVRILAHAKQQCSAPGNTVRTVALSLQRAERCIFNDLDKFLRWFCASVTRKLQLPHRVEDYWSETFGSKSNCTAYFEDCLLPEINGVLVLALDQVDEVFLHPEIVDDFFTLLRSWYEEAAYGDSGNPLWQNLRLVIVHSTEVYIPLDINKSPFNVGLAIELQAFTPLHVLDLSQRYGLHLSEDELSELMQLVAGHPYLVQQALYHLARKDLTLKQLMQTAATNAGIYCNHLHRHLRSLQEHPQLATAYEQAIASSTPVEIEQLSAFKLHSMGLVKLHGNLVMPSCELYRQYFSNQ, from the coding sequence ATGATAGAAAGTGTTAAAGAGCAAACAATCAACTTTGAAATCGCTTTAAAACTGGCAGATGCTGCAGTCGTTGCCAAAACTAAAAGACACCTGAGAAATATTGAAGTTGCCGTACTGCGAGGAGCTTTACTAGGTCAAAAATATGACCAAATAGCAGTGGATTGTGGCTATGCTCCTGAATACATCAAGCATGATGTGGGTCCGAAGTTGTGGCAAATTCTTTCATCTAGTCTTGGGGAAAAAGTCAATAAAAATAATTTGATGGCAGTTTTGGCACAAAGAACTTCCAGGAAAGAGGAGGAAGACCAACAAACAAGGGAAGAATCGATCTTGTCCTCCTTGTCTTTTTCTACTTTTCGATCGCCGAGTCTTCCATCTCCAGAATTCGACTCCCCAGTAGGACTGATTCCACTGAATTCTCATCTTTACGTAGAGCGTCCAGCCGTAGAATCTCGATGTTATGAAGAAATTACCAAACCAGGAGCACTCATTCGCATTAAAGCACCAAGTCAAATGGGTAAGACTTCTTTAATGGTCAGAATTTTAGCTCATGCTAAACAACAATGTTCCGCTCCAGGTAATACAGTACGGACGGTAGCTCTTAGCTTGCAGCGAGCAGAACGTTGTATTTTCAATGACTTAGATAAATTTTTACGTTGGTTCTGTGCTTCTGTGACTCGGAAGTTGCAGTTACCACATCGGGTAGAGGATTACTGGAGTGAAACTTTTGGCAGTAAAAGTAACTGTACCGCTTATTTTGAAGACTGTTTGTTGCCAGAGATTAATGGTGTTTTGGTATTGGCATTAGATCAAGTTGATGAAGTGTTTTTACACCCAGAAATTGTTGATGATTTCTTTACGCTGCTGCGCTCGTGGTATGAAGAAGCGGCTTATGGGGATAGTGGCAATCCTCTGTGGCAAAATCTTCGTCTGGTGATTGTCCATTCCACTGAAGTTTATATTCCTTTGGATATTAATAAGTCTCCGTTTAATGTAGGTTTGGCAATAGAGTTACAGGCATTTACACCTCTGCATGTCTTGGATTTATCCCAACGCTATGGGCTTCATTTATCTGAAGATGAATTATCAGAACTTATGCAGCTTGTCGCAGGACATCCATATCTCGTGCAACAAGCTCTGTATCATCTAGCACGAAAAGACTTAACTTTGAAGCAATTAATGCAAACAGCAGCAACAAATGCTGGTATTTATTGCAATCACCTGCACCGACATTTACGAAGCTTACAAGAGCATCCTCAATTAGCAACCGCATATGAGCAGGCGATCGCATCATCAACACCTGTAGAGATAGAGCAGTTAAGTGCGTTTAAGCTACATAGCATGGGGTTAGTCAAGCTGCACGGCAATTTGGTTATGCCTAGTTGTGAGCTTTATCGACAGTATTTTAGCAACCAATAG
- a CDS encoding MinD/ParA family ATP-binding protein, protein MSKIIAVHSFRGGTGKSNLTANLAVAVALQGNRVAIVDTDLQSPGIHALFNISETITGKTLNDYLWNRSSITDTAYDVSSYLEIEETGKVFLIPSSINADEIARILCEGYNVSILKSGFRQLIEELQLDYLFVDTHPGLSRETLLSIAISNLLIVMLRPDRQDFQGTAVTVNIARQLNVQMMMVINKTPSCMDFSELQQKVEKTYNVPIAGIFPLSEDMAQLGSNGLFCLQYPDHPFSQMLQQVAEKALINSNLKAAIANH, encoded by the coding sequence ATGTCCAAGATTATCGCGGTTCACTCATTTCGGGGCGGAACTGGTAAATCTAACTTAACAGCAAATTTAGCAGTAGCCGTAGCACTCCAAGGTAACCGAGTTGCGATTGTTGATACCGATCTTCAATCTCCCGGTATTCATGCTCTCTTTAATATTAGCGAGACAATTACAGGCAAAACTTTAAATGACTATTTGTGGAATCGCAGTTCTATAACTGACACCGCATATGATGTTAGCTCGTATCTAGAAATCGAGGAAACAGGCAAGGTTTTTCTCATACCTTCAAGTATCAATGCTGATGAAATTGCCAGAATTCTTTGTGAAGGATACAACGTTAGTATACTCAAGAGTGGATTCAGGCAGTTGATTGAAGAACTGCAATTGGACTATTTATTTGTTGATACTCACCCCGGTCTGAGTCGAGAAACTTTGCTGTCTATCGCTATTTCTAACCTTTTAATAGTCATGTTACGTCCAGATCGACAAGACTTTCAAGGAACTGCTGTTACTGTTAATATTGCCCGTCAGCTTAACGTCCAGATGATGATGGTCATCAACAAAACACCAAGTTGCATGGACTTTTCAGAACTACAACAAAAGGTAGAAAAAACTTACAATGTCCCAATTGCAGGTATATTTCCACTTTCAGAAGATATGGCACAACTAGGTAGCAATGGGCTTTTTTGTTTGCAATATCCGGATCATCCCTTTAGTCAAATGCTTCAACAGGTGGCGGAAAAAGCATTGATTAACAGTAACCTGAAAGCAGCGATCGCTAACCACTAA
- a CDS encoding pyridoxamine 5'-phosphate oxidase family protein gives MTFHSGEIAIQNKAGVREEAQRLCQTIGNLIKPAAQEFLKNQQLAVASTVNAKGRVWASLLTGDSSFVRVLSEQTIEIHPTFLTRDLLTQNLASHNTIGLLVIDFANRRRLRLNGKATLQSDGKIYVELKQVFFNCPKYIQLRHIETKLAESLKQPEILTRDVLSQTDESWITQADTFFIASYHPEFGNDASHRGGCPGFVRVINSHKLLFPDYAGNNMFQTFGNLQVNPHAGLLFVNFESGHTLQLTGQAKVIWDAEKLSEFAGAKRLVEFEIEQVLESRNACPFRWKFGEYSPVNPS, from the coding sequence ATGACTTTTCATTCTGGAGAAATTGCAATCCAAAATAAAGCAGGGGTTCGAGAAGAGGCACAACGTTTGTGTCAAACGATTGGAAATCTCATTAAGCCCGCAGCCCAAGAGTTTCTTAAGAATCAACAATTAGCGGTTGCAAGTACAGTAAATGCCAAGGGAAGGGTTTGGGCTTCGTTATTGACAGGAGATTCTAGTTTTGTGCGAGTCTTAAGCGAGCAAACCATAGAGATTCATCCTACTTTTTTAACGAGAGATTTACTCACTCAGAATCTTGCCAGTCATAATACTATTGGTCTGTTAGTCATTGATTTCGCAAACCGCAGACGCTTGCGTCTCAATGGCAAAGCGACTTTACAATCAGATGGCAAAATTTACGTTGAACTCAAGCAGGTTTTTTTTAACTGTCCAAAATATATCCAATTACGTCATATAGAAACCAAACTGGCAGAGTCACTCAAACAGCCAGAAATATTGACTAGAGATGTCCTCAGCCAAACCGATGAAAGCTGGATAACTCAAGCTGATACATTTTTTATTGCCAGTTATCATCCAGAATTTGGCAATGACGCGTCTCACCGTGGTGGTTGTCCGGGGTTTGTGCGAGTCATAAATAGCCACAAATTGCTGTTTCCCGATTATGCAGGAAATAATATGTTTCAAACCTTTGGCAATTTACAAGTAAATCCTCATGCAGGGTTACTGTTCGTTAATTTTGAAAGCGGGCATACACTGCAATTGACAGGACAAGCAAAAGTGATTTGGGATGCTGAGAAATTGAGTGAGTTTGCTGGGGCGAAACGTTTAGTGGAGTTTGAGATTGAGCAAGTTTTGGAAAGTAGGAATGCTTGCCCTTTTCGCTGGAAGTTTGGCGAATATTCACCCGTGAATCCGAGTTAA